The genomic DNA TAGCTCCTCAACAGTCGTCTCCTCAGGTAAGGCCAATCCTTACATCCCTGGCACAGCCAATAAATTCAGTAGTATCTGAAGAGACTACGGTAGTCTTCACGGTATCGCCTCGGCCGTCAGAGGCTCACGCTACCCAACAGGGAAATAAGGTACCAGAGGGTGAAAGAAGATCACTTGAAACAAGATATACACAACTTGGACAAGCAGTAAAAGACCCATACCCGCAACCTCAACCACTTGTGCAGACAGAGTCACCCACTAGGGTAGCATCTCTAATTCAGTCACGTTCTCAAACAAACCCCAACTTAGACAGGATCAATAAAAGTCAAATGTTCGTAACCCAAGCAAGATCACTCTTGCAGCAACAGCGTGACCTACCACATACGTCAAAACCACCAGCACAGCAGCGAGTAATTATTCCATCTGAAACAACTGCTTCCCTGTTACAACAATTACAACGTCAGCAGCAGCTTCAGCAACAGCAACATTATCAACAAATGCAAAATCGGCAACTTTCCGCGCAGTCAGCACCCTGTCCACGCCAGCCAGACCCTTCGCCACAGCAAATACAACGACATTCAGTCGCACCTACTCCTATTGTGCCTCCTTCTTTGGTAAGTGCGAAACCCAGAAATCCCAACAATGGCCACCAAACTGCTGTTTCTTATTCTACGACTTCGGAACAAATTTCTATAAGTAACCCTAGCAATCAGCGGTCAAACCTGGTCAACTCAAACACCCCGGTCTGCGAACAGGTAAACCAACCTGTAAATCGTTCTTGTGGCAACTCGTCCGGCTCACCCCTTGTGGCAAGTACCAGGGCCCACGTTGGTAAAACCTTAGAAAGGAGAGAGATCACTGCAGCCGTAAGAATTGCTCTGAATAGCAATTACCAGAAAGAATCTATTGTCACACCGGATTATTCCTCTCGAAATCACAATCGTTTCGACATTGCTCATGGCACAACTGGAATTCGACGAGAAGTTCCTAGGGGAGCGTCCTCTACAACGGTATCAACCTATAATCAGTTTAAACCTGATATCCAAAGTATGCAGAAAAGCGGTGTTTTGGTGCGTGCTCGAAAAATGCACTTGGACAAGAAAAGCTTTCTACCATCTGGCTACAGAATAGCACTGCCCTCGCCTGAGTATTTGCTTCAGCAACAACAACTGCAATTCGAGAGTACCTCTCAGCATCCAAAAGCCAATCAGGCGTCCCAGATGCAATCTTTCCAAAGTAGGTCACCAAATAGACTAGGAGAACACCCTAGTCAGCAAACACAAGTAGTAACCACAAGACAAACCCCAGCAGTACAGTCCCATCACCAAGCCGCTACTCGGTCTGGGTATCAACCGATTCTCACCGTGCCAGAAAAAAGGCCACCACAAGCATACCGTAAGCAAAACCAACAGACTCAGACCTCTAAAAGTCATTTTCTGCCAAACGCAACTCAGGAAAAACATGAAGAATCTTCACTGACGAGTGAAGGCACAAACGGCAATGTGACCGTACAGTCTCTACACAAGCCTCCTATCCAGTCCCCTGGCATTTCCTCAAGCGATCTTCGTAATGAGAGACATTCCCAAGATGCACAAAGACCAGCTACCGAAAATCCGACAGCATCAAGCGTTCCAACCA from Porites lutea chromosome 6, jaPorLute2.1, whole genome shotgun sequence includes the following:
- the LOC140940266 gene encoding uncharacterized protein isoform X2, whose translation is MDDSERPEKRRKLDQVNDAPGSRSDQPRPMTLGERKRNGPRVLVNRLNLNNEIIERLRRVTKLWGKQTAVKKSDSQGNKAGEVNSLNDAENPPAEVGTNGTGNGSELKNSTFNNAESKELIPEESRQGATPIPNDRKSTKANPVSNIKSDVDDDRVSQQTAEDVRTFKQVLKEVIEQRTKVVEETIAANSVHLQNRIRELERQNRELRWSARKLSDAFKNYVTKNEKKKKAKTSCGIQVNIETNPEIEEPFSRVISPSRDPDILVVKAPVSTIEDVVSPRVPSLTTAASFAVTNTTLASRVAPQQSSPQVRPILTSLAQPINSVVSEETTVVFTVSPRPSEAHATQQGNKVPEGERRSLETRYTQLGQAVKDPYPQPQPLVQTESPTRVASLIQSRSQTNPNLDRINKSQMFVTQARSLLQQQRDLPHTSKPPAQQRVIIPSETTASLLQQLQRQQQLQQQQHYQQMQNRQLSAQSAPCPRQPDPSPQQIQRHSVAPTPIVPPSLVSAKPRNPNNGHQTAVSYSTTSEQISISNPSNQRSNLVNSNTPVCEQVNQPVNRSCGNSSGSPLVASTRAHVGKTLERREITAAVRIALNSNYQKESIVTPDYSSRNHNRFDIAHGTTGIRREVPRGASSTTVSTYNQFKPDIQSMQKSGVLVRARKMHLDKKSFLPSGYRIALPSPEYLLQQQQLQFESTSQHPKANQASQMQSFQSRSPNRLGEHPSQQTQVVTTRQTPAVQSHHQAATRSGYQPILTVPEKRPPQAYRKQNQQTQTSKSHFLPNATQEKHEESSLTSEGTNGNVTVQSLHKPPIQSPGISSSDLRNERHSQDAQRPATENPTASSVPTNAKQVTLNQGVVQKSMPKPSASIAVMGSSIVLSWNMEYNEAEINVDNYELFACQDLTETDGQPIKWKKIGIVKSLPLPMACTLTQFSSGSKYFFSVRAVDEYERAGPFSDPCTVSLNSS
- the LOC140940266 gene encoding uncharacterized protein isoform X3, whose translation is MTLGERKRNGPRVLVNRLNLNNEIIERLRRVTKLWGKQTAVKKSDSQGNKAGEVNSLNDAENPPAEVGTNGTGNGSELKNSTFNNAESKELIPEESRQGATPIPNDRKSTKANPVSNIKSDVDDDRVSQQTAEDVRTFKQVLKEVIEQRTKVVEETIAANSVHLQNRIRELERQNRELRWSARKLSDAFKNYVTKNEKKKKAKTSCGIQVNIETVKNPEIEEPFSRVISPSRDPDILVVKAPVSTIEDVVSPRVPSLTTAASFAVTNTTLASRVAPQQSSPQVRPILTSLAQPINSVVSEETTVVFTVSPRPSEAHATQQGNKVPEGERRSLETRYTQLGQAVKDPYPQPQPLVQTESPTRVASLIQSRSQTNPNLDRINKSQMFVTQARSLLQQQRDLPHTSKPPAQQRVIIPSETTASLLQQLQRQQQLQQQQHYQQMQNRQLSAQSAPCPRQPDPSPQQIQRHSVAPTPIVPPSLVSAKPRNPNNGHQTAVSYSTTSEQISISNPSNQRSNLVNSNTPVCEQVNQPVNRSCGNSSGSPLVASTRAHVGKTLERREITAAVRIALNSNYQKESIVTPDYSSRNHNRFDIAHGTTGIRREVPRGASSTTVSTYNQFKPDIQSMQKSGVLVRARKMHLDKKSFLPSGYRIALPSPEYLLQQQQLQFESTSQHPKANQASQMQSFQSRSPNRLGEHPSQQTQVVTTRQTPAVQSHHQAATRSGYQPILTVPEKRPPQAYRKQNQQTQTSKSHFLPNATQEKHEESSLTSEGTNGNVTVQSLHKPPIQSPGISSSDLRNERHSQDAQRPATENPTASSVPTNAKQVTLNQGVVQKSMPKPSASIAVMGSSIVLSWNMEYNEAEINVDNYELFACQDLTETDGQPIKWKKIGIVKSLPLPMACTLTQFSSGSKYFFSVRAVDEYERAGPFSDPCTVSLNSS
- the LOC140940266 gene encoding uncharacterized protein isoform X1 is translated as MDDSERPEKRRKLDQVNDAPGSRSDQPRPMTLGERKRNGPRVLVNRLNLNNEIIERLRRVTKLWGKQTAVKKSDSQGNKAGEVNSLNDAENPPAEVGTNGTGNGSELKNSTFNNAESKELIPEESRQGATPIPNDRKSTKANPVSNIKSDVDDDRVSQQTAEDVRTFKQVLKEVIEQRTKVVEETIAANSVHLQNRIRELERQNRELRWSARKLSDAFKNYVTKNEKKKKAKTSCGIQVNIETVKNPEIEEPFSRVISPSRDPDILVVKAPVSTIEDVVSPRVPSLTTAASFAVTNTTLASRVAPQQSSPQVRPILTSLAQPINSVVSEETTVVFTVSPRPSEAHATQQGNKVPEGERRSLETRYTQLGQAVKDPYPQPQPLVQTESPTRVASLIQSRSQTNPNLDRINKSQMFVTQARSLLQQQRDLPHTSKPPAQQRVIIPSETTASLLQQLQRQQQLQQQQHYQQMQNRQLSAQSAPCPRQPDPSPQQIQRHSVAPTPIVPPSLVSAKPRNPNNGHQTAVSYSTTSEQISISNPSNQRSNLVNSNTPVCEQVNQPVNRSCGNSSGSPLVASTRAHVGKTLERREITAAVRIALNSNYQKESIVTPDYSSRNHNRFDIAHGTTGIRREVPRGASSTTVSTYNQFKPDIQSMQKSGVLVRARKMHLDKKSFLPSGYRIALPSPEYLLQQQQLQFESTSQHPKANQASQMQSFQSRSPNRLGEHPSQQTQVVTTRQTPAVQSHHQAATRSGYQPILTVPEKRPPQAYRKQNQQTQTSKSHFLPNATQEKHEESSLTSEGTNGNVTVQSLHKPPIQSPGISSSDLRNERHSQDAQRPATENPTASSVPTNAKQVTLNQGVVQKSMPKPSASIAVMGSSIVLSWNMEYNEAEINVDNYELFACQDLTETDGQPIKWKKIGIVKSLPLPMACTLTQFSSGSKYFFSVRAVDEYERAGPFSDPCTVSLNSS